From Aquarana catesbeiana isolate 2022-GZ linkage group LG05, ASM4218655v1, whole genome shotgun sequence:
GGAggtattttttttcatctttaacaTATTTATCTTGCATGCTATGTTAGAATGTACTATAGCTATTGTTTGTGATTGTTTATTGTAATTCCAGTTATCATTATCAAGTCATATGGTTCTTTACTGAAGACAATAATGTCTCCTTCAAATGACAACAGTATAGCTTGCATGTTTAAACTTGGTCTATGTCTGCTGAATTTTCTCAAATGAAAAGACTGCTTTATAAAATGCTCATGTGATAAGAGaaagattgttttttttcttcacttttgattTGATGCTTGTTATATAACTGTATAGGCATTTAGCATATGGAAAGGAAATGACATGTTACTTTATATTTTCAGGGAGCATTCGTTTTTAAATGCTTTTACACAGTAAATTAGTAAGGATTtgttaataaataatttttatagaTATTCCCAAAATGAAGGTTGCTATTCATCTCTGTCGCCATCTAACATTTGCAATTTTATAATAGTTTATATGCAATAACCATGGCAGATCTTTTATACAAAGTAAAATCAGTAGATGTCACAATGTTTACCTATATAGTTGAAAGGGCAATTACTTAGCAGAGGTTAACAATAGGTAGGAACTGAATTTCTTTTGGACTTTTTCTATTAAAAGGATTTTGGAAAGTGCATTTTCTCAATGCTTGTTGTAAGCACAGTTTGACAGTTCTGAACAAGTTcttgttattaataaaaaaataaaaataaattatgagGAAATATTGCCAACAATAATTGTGCCTTTTATCTGATGGTTATTTATCAGTAATATGGCTACATATGGTTTTGTCATTTCAGGGGATTTTATTCTAAGCAGAAATGTTAACACTTCCTTTTGATGAATCTGTTGTGATGACGGAATCGCAGCTTTGTAAAAAATATGCACGGGAAAGTGAAGATCAAAAAGCAGCAAAGAAACCAGAAAGCTGCTCTAAACAGCTAGTGTCCCATGGGAAAAATATCAAAAGGTCCCCTGAAGAGGAAACAGAGCAAGACGaagaggaagaggacaaggaggaagaaGATGAAAATGGATTGCCAAGAAGGAGGGGGCCAAGGAAAAAAAAGATGACCAAGATTAGGATTGAGAGGATTAAAGTAAGACGAGTTGAGGCTAATGCAAGAGAAAGGGGTCGGATGCATGGGCTCAATGATGCATTGGACAATTTACGGAAAGTTGTACCTTGCTACTCCAAAACACAAAAGCTTTCTAAAATAGAAACCTTGAGGCTGGCCAAAAACTACATTTGGGCTCTGTCTGAGATACTCAGGATTGGGAAGAGGCCAGATCTTCTCACCTTTGTTCAAAATTTATGCAAAGGTTTGTCCCAGCCTACCACAAATTTGGTGGCTGGGTGCCTGCAGCTTAATGCCAGAAGTTTTCTCATGGGTCAGAGTGGAGACTCAGTGCATCATGGAAGATCTCCCTACAGCTCTATTTACCCTCCTTATCACAGTCCTGAGATTAGTACCCCACCAGGCCATGGGAGTCTTGACACTTATAAGACAGGAAAACCTTACAATTACTGTAGTGCTTATGAATCCTTTTATGAAAGCACTTCTCCTGAGTGCACCAGCCCTCAGTTTGAAGGTCCCTTAAGCCCTCCCTCTATGAACTATAATGGGATATTTTCCCTGAAGCAAGAAGAGGCCTTGGACTATGGGAAAAATTACAATTATGGCATGCATTACTGTGCAGTGCCAGGCAGGGGTCCCCTCGGGCAGAGCTCTATGTTCAAGTTGCCTACAGACAGCCACTTCCCTTATGACTTCCATCTGCGCAGCCAGTCTCTCGCCATGCAAGATGAATTAAATGCAGTTTTTCATAATTAATGAGGAAAATGAATATAAACAGTGGTcaatcacctccctccccccttctaatTAAGATAAAGCAGATGCTTGTTCACACAGTAATTGACACGGCTTGATTAAGGTATCACCGCAGTCCCGAAAGTGTGTTTTAAACTTCTGTGGTcttgcttgtttgttttttaaccCATCTGTAAAAGCCAGATCCAATGCTATATTTTACCTTATGATTTAATTTTAGCATTTTACTTGAAGACTGTATTTAATTCATGCACTAAAAGGATATTTTATGTTCATTTGTTAAAAAGAAACTTTGTTGACGttatgtgtaaaaataaagaaatgtacaCTATTACTATTCCAATGTCTATCTTGATTGCACACAGACAATTTAAAGCAATCACATAATAAACTGTTTTCTGCCAGAGGGGCCTGTAAGCAATTGCAATGAAATGCCTTGAAGGCCTCATTTAAAATGAACAGATTAGTGACTGCATAACAATACACAATTGAAGCTCATTAATCTCAGAATAGGAAAGTTGAGACTGAACACGAAAAGTTCATCAGATGAAATATAATAACAAATGGTGTCAAAACTGCtattactagcttcaaaaaaatctAAGCTGTTCCCTAGCTCAGAATAGTAAATTAGTGGACGCAGATGGCTGGGGATCCAGTGTAAGATTTTGAATTTTTAATTAATAGGTGTTACAGACCATCTCACTAAAATGCATCACTACTTTGCACAgattaaattaaatataaaataccattagGAGTGTTTTTCATGATGCTACTGTTATACCATATGTCCGTAtttaagaaaaacttatttttcaaACATAAATATTATTGCTGCTCTGCATATATATAAAGCACATTTTAAAGTAAATAAGAATAATTAATTACAAATGACTGGCTTAGGAAACATTATAAATTGTTTCCTATTTATCtaataaaaaacataaacactGACATAAATAAGTTTATTAGTTATGAATTCTAAACAACCCCTTTAATATGTGCTGTGATTTCAaggttcttttattttaatttgtatatTAAACTTGGCTTTTTGAAAAGTTGAATTTATTAAGTCCTTTGTGATGTACTAATTGACCAAAATAAAAAGTACTTGCTTCATTTTGTATGTTTTCGTCCAACTTTGCAGAAACATTTGAACAATAACGTCACGTAATTTTAAAGGCCTTTAAGAGACCTCATCATGGTTTGTATTTCGTTAAGGGTAGCCGATCAGCCGCCTTATATAAACATATCCAATATAGTAATTTTTAAGTTTAAAAAATGCTAATTGTTACTTTTGAGTTTATAAGCACTTTTTTAAAACCTAGGCCTCTCTCTTGTATGTACACTGTAATAAGTTTTAAAGTTGGAAACATTTCTAATTGATTTAGATTAGCCGCCATGCTATAAATAGCTATTTCATTGTATAAGAATTGGCAACAAACATACACTGGCAAACTTAAAACTATAAGTTTGTTTTTGCATGTCATGTTAACCTTTGTTCGACATCACCTGTGAGTTTTGACATGAACACTGTGATTTGCAAAAATGTCATTATTGTTCAtgatggaatgttttttttttttttttttctacaaaggtaCCACTATCCTCTGTAAACTATGTGCAAATATACATATAtgtagggtataaaaaaaaaagattttatgttTGTCTGAATGGGCACCATAATGGTGAAAGTGCTAAGACATCCAGTATATAAAATGTATTGTGTACCATATACAGTACATTTCAGAAGTGATCGACTAAAGGAAGTTCATTACAAACTGATATTAAACTTTGAATTTAATCTAGGTTAAAGATATCGGATTAAGTCATTTCACAAGAAAGGAAAATAACCCTTAATCTGACTAGGCGTTGAAGTGAATGCAGGTCTGCTGGGCCTACATAAACATATGCTCTCCCTATGGTTTTCGATAGTTGAGTATATTCATTGCTCTGTTTATTTTGACCTAGTGACCAAAATAATAATTATTTCTTGGAATAATGAatagcacagtaaaaaaaaaacaagtctaaaTAGGTTTGAGCATGATTAAATCAGACACTTTTTATAGAGGTAGTTAGATATGAACGTGTTTGTTCTGCTTTACCAATTCTCTTTAGAGGTATGAGTAACATATAACGTATTTATATTtagtatgtgcaaaagtacaacaATTTGTTTTACATTCTCTATTCAATAAATGTGCAAGCTAATGCTACAGCTACAATTCAAGTTGATGCAATAGTGAAAACATAACATTATATGGGATGATTCAGGAAAAGATCAACTGCTATTAAAAAAGTTTAATACTTCTAATGCCAATTTTGATGCAATTGTGCTGACAATAGAATGAAATAGCAtgcaatctaatatatatatatatatatatatatatatatatatatatatatatatatatatatatataaaacaaacagaTACTTTATGGAACAGAATATTGGGGAAATGGTCTGGTCTGCAGTTTGCAAATCCACATGTTGCTATTGCTTTTTAAAATTTTAGCTTATAGGTGTTATTGTATGACAAATACAGTTCTCATTTTACACTATTAGATGGAATTGTTGGATTTGCAAAAAACAAGATCATTTTACTAAAATATACGGCATACAtaacaaattaaaaaggaaaacatAGCATGCATGCAACGTAACAAGCAGGGACAAACTAATCACATCAAATTTCAGATGATAATTTAAGTCCAAAACGTAGCTATATATTTAACTCAATAAAGACATTTTTCTGGTGTGAGAAATATATGTAAAGAACATAAACTGTTGGAAGGAAAATTCTCCAGAAATGTAACAGCCAATTAATGCAGATTTGCTCAAATCTGAGGTTATGTATAATATAGTTATACATGTCAATAATTGGTAGTTACAATGCTCAGTTCTTAACTACTCTTTACAAATTAAGACAAGACATAGAATTATTAGTTCTGAAGTATAGAAATTTGGTCAGTAGGGGAAAACTTTTCAGTCTAAATAGACTACATATAAAAAGCTCGTTTGTGAGATAAAATCAATCAAAAACAATATTTTAGTACTATATTAAGAACTAGGTTAAAAATATATCTTTTATTAATGAATACCTACATTATACTAGAAAGTCTGTACTATTAAGATTATAAAATAGCTTATTTCTGTTTAAAGCTCAGGTATCATGTTAACAAATTCAATATTTCTAAACTTCTTAAtaagatcacaattaaaataatatattttttacccCTAAGATAATTAATATTATAATCAATTAAACAATTAATGCATTGTTGGAGGTGATGTTACAACAGAATGTTACAAAACATTCAGGAATTTAAACAACtagaatatacagtacataaaaataTGCTGAATGAAATAATTTTGTACTGCTGTGTCATTTCTTTAAACAAGGATAATATCACAATTTTAAAAGTTCCAAATATGATTCGGTACATTTAATGCTTATACGTTTTTAGATATATTAAACAGAAATGTgcacattaataaataaatatagaaatccAGCGTCCACATACATATAAATATTGtgtatttgtttaacaaaaaagaaaaataataaagggTCATGCTTGTGTTTTGTAATACTAAAAATTGTAACTCTTGGAAATACTTCAGTATTGTGGTTTCCAGGACATAATGACGTGACCAAGTTGTAACAGCATGGGCTCTGTACGTGCATTCAGACAAGTGCATTCAGAGAGCAAAATAGAATTAACCCTGAAGTATGGCTTAACCACCCCAAAGCATGCATAATATTTTAGAAGCTGTTAGGAATGAACCAATTTCCAAGTAAGCCATACCTATACAAGTTAAAAATGCTAATCCTTTGtctctccatctgctgtgttctcaCAGAAACACAAGAAAGCATGCTCATTAATGTGCCAATTCACAGTTATAAACACAATAACTGTTGTTCACTAAACAGTAAATCTttgcaatatataaaaaagaaagattatgtgatatactgattttttttatgtttacatttttgtACTGAGAAAGCTATTTTTGATCCTAACATTGTTTTAACTATTGTACTTTTTTGTTAAAAGTAAAATCCTTTTAAACATTGGATgcattaaaaataaatgttttgatgCAGGTCCAACAAACCTTTATTCAATTCAAACATACAGTCGGTTGTGGACAAGTTTGATTTAAATATATAGTCAGGTTTTGAACaagtttctttttttatctttcccAGTCAAGCTTGTGTGTTTCCAGCATACAGGCTTTGTCGCcaattaataaaatactttaagaATAAATAACCCCCTTgacaaatattattttatttaatttttagtatttttagtatttttgcatttataaaaACAGCTAACATTTTCTCATaagaatatattttttgtttttttcgcgtAAACAACTAATCAGCAGATTCTGCACATATGTTCTCTGCCAGAAGGAAATGGCTTCACTGTTTTTCATTCAAGATGACACATTCAAATGTCAGCAATTGTCAGTGTCTGAAATCTGCTGCTGTGACATTATTTTGTTAAGTGAAATGTGATTTTGTCATTGTTGGGTATCTAAAGTTTACAGTTCCAGCACTGCTGCACTATAGTCAGTAAGTAGTCTTTCCAGATTAATTTTACAACAACTTGTATTTTTAATCaagatttgttgttttttttttgtatactataaaCTATGCTGAAAGCTTAGGTTAATTGTGTCCTAATTACTTTTTTGTTTAGCATACTGCTGTATTTTTGGTCTATATTGTCTCTAGTAAACTAAATTGGAAACGTTGATAAATTATAGCATATACATCTTAATTTTCGACTCTTAACGGTTTAcgaaaatgtattatataatattttttccgtTTTCGGTTGTGGTATCTTATCCCATCCCTTGACTACATCCACTTTGCTTAAAAAAAAGTC
This genomic window contains:
- the NEUROD6 gene encoding neurogenic differentiation factor 6 produces the protein MLTLPFDESVVMTESQLCKKYARESEDQKAAKKPESCSKQLVSHGKNIKRSPEEETEQDEEEEDKEEEDENGLPRRRGPRKKKMTKIRIERIKVRRVEANARERGRMHGLNDALDNLRKVVPCYSKTQKLSKIETLRLAKNYIWALSEILRIGKRPDLLTFVQNLCKGLSQPTTNLVAGCLQLNARSFLMGQSGDSVHHGRSPYSSIYPPYHSPEISTPPGHGSLDTYKTGKPYNYCSAYESFYESTSPECTSPQFEGPLSPPSMNYNGIFSLKQEEALDYGKNYNYGMHYCAVPGRGPLGQSSMFKLPTDSHFPYDFHLRSQSLAMQDELNAVFHN